From Streptomyces sp. NBC_00775, one genomic window encodes:
- a CDS encoding transposase family protein: MNEVLSQLDELLFSSAEGVVVDSVEVTDTVVRVEARTTVKRAACPGCGCRSGRVHGSYLRFPRDLPTAGKFVVVSLRVPVSRNTLLWLIASLPDPATAAPRVVGVDEYAPLSWSLQAG; this comes from the coding sequence GTGAACGAAGTGCTGTCGCAGCTGGATGAGCTGCTGTTCTCCTCGGCCGAGGGCGTGGTGGTGGACTCGGTTGAGGTGACCGACACGGTCGTCCGGGTCGAGGCTCGGACGACCGTCAAGCGGGCGGCCTGTCCGGGGTGCGGATGTCGGTCAGGCCGAGTACATGGCTCCTACCTGCGGTTTCCCCGTGACCTGCCGACAGCGGGCAAATTCGTCGTGGTGTCGCTACGTGTCCCGGTCAGCAGGAACACCCTGTTGTGGCTGATCGCCTCGCTTCCGGACCCCGCCACCGCCGCACCCCGCGTGGTCGGCGTCGATGAATACGCTCCGCTCAGCTGGTCCCTGCAGGCGGGCTGA
- a CDS encoding helix-turn-helix domain-containing protein, whose translation MSRRLWQRPLILAVASVALATGTACAAQASPSAAAVTGHVAVADRSSHCGRGGEGGEGGKGGEGGRGGEPGRPGEPGKPGTSCLRFGDLPDKPASKLTMIDKIRIVMAVESGQAKKAEVAKKYKVSEKEIGTWVKQFRDGDWAALTGVDFLFGS comes from the coding sequence ATGTCCAGAAGGCTTTGGCAGCGTCCCCTCATCCTGGCGGTGGCCTCGGTGGCCCTGGCCACCGGCACTGCGTGCGCCGCGCAGGCGTCGCCGAGTGCCGCGGCGGTCACCGGCCATGTGGCCGTGGCTGACCGGTCCTCCCACTGCGGCAGGGGCGGAGAAGGCGGGGAGGGCGGGAAGGGCGGGGAAGGCGGCAGGGGTGGTGAGCCCGGTCGGCCGGGTGAGCCCGGCAAGCCCGGCACGTCCTGCTTGCGGTTCGGCGATCTGCCCGACAAACCCGCATCGAAGCTCACGATGATCGACAAGATACGGATCGTGATGGCGGTGGAGTCCGGCCAGGCGAAGAAGGCCGAGGTCGCCAAGAAGTACAAGGTCTCGGAGAAGGAGATCGGCACCTGGGTCAAGCAGTTCCGCGACGGTGACTGGGCCGCGCTGACGGGAGTGGACTTCCTCTTCGGCTCCTGA
- a CDS encoding alpha/beta hydrolase, protein MYDIKGAIRWLCANSATYHLDPDRIAIMGDSSDGWTTAMAAVTGDIPALEGDVGTRGPSSTGQATVPFHSPTDFLQMDAHMPDNCTAFTAAFGLTNCHSDARSPESGLLGCTITACPGKVAAANPLTYIGDQRTPPFLILHGEQHAIVPYHQSRLLYDKLAAAGDDVRLISFPKAEHGHAHGTSGRCTVGRGDQEVVMVRTSVGGTQWLSRRAADPSPTTSHWQSVLASGRDSRRPMGAIARRRRHRTCNCSGSAGV, encoded by the coding sequence TTGTACGACATCAAAGGCGCCATCCGCTGGCTGTGCGCCAACTCGGCGACGTACCACCTCGACCCGGATCGCATCGCGATCATGGGTGACTCGTCCGACGGCTGGACCACGGCGATGGCCGCGGTCACCGGTGACATCCCGGCGCTGGAGGGCGACGTCGGCACACGTGGACCCTCCAGCACCGGCCAGGCGACCGTGCCGTTCCACTCGCCGACCGACTTCCTGCAGATGGACGCGCACATGCCGGACAACTGCACGGCGTTCACCGCGGCGTTCGGGCTGACCAACTGTCACTCCGACGCCCGCTCCCCTGAATCGGGGCTGCTCGGCTGCACCATCACGGCCTGTCCCGGCAAGGTCGCCGCCGCGAACCCGCTCACCTACATCGGCGACCAGCGCACCCCGCCGTTCCTGATCCTGCACGGCGAGCAGCACGCCATCGTTCCCTACCACCAGAGTCGCCTGCTGTACGACAAGTTAGCCGCCGCGGGCGACGACGTACGCCTGATCTCCTTTCCGAAGGCAGAGCACGGACACGCACACGGGACGAGCGGTCGGTGCACGGTGGGCCGGGGCGACCAGGAAGTGGTCATGGTGCGTACGTCGGTTGGCGGGACTCAGTGGCTCAGCCGGCGGGCAGCCGATCCTTCTCCGACGACCTCGCACTGGCAATCGGTGCTGGCATCGGGGCGGGACTCACGGCGTCCGATGGGTGCGATCGCAAGGCGGAGGAGGCACAGGACGTGCAACTGTTCGGGATCGGCAGGAGTCTAG
- a CDS encoding transposase family protein produces MNEVLPQLSELLFSSVGGVLVESVEVIDTVVQVEARTTAGRAACPGCGCWSGRIHGSYLRFPRDLPTAGKFVVVSLRVRRFVCEEESCERMTFAEQVPGLTRRFGRRTERLRLTLVSVGLALAGRAGARMTDAFKVPVSQNTLLRLIASLPDPATAVPRVVGVDE; encoded by the coding sequence GTGAACGAAGTGCTGCCGCAGTTGAGCGAGCTGCTGTTTTCCTCGGTCGGGGGCGTGTTGGTGGAATCGGTCGAGGTGATCGACACGGTCGTCCAGGTCGAGGCCCGTACGACCGCAGGGCGGGCGGCCTGTCCGGGGTGCGGGTGCTGGTCGGGGCGAATACACGGCTCCTACCTGCGATTTCCTCGTGATCTGCCGACGGCGGGCAAGTTCGTCGTGGTGTCGTTGCGGGTGCGGAGGTTCGTCTGCGAGGAGGAATCCTGCGAGCGCATGACCTTCGCCGAGCAAGTACCCGGTCTCACCCGCAGGTTCGGGCGACGGACCGAGCGGCTGCGGTTGACGCTGGTGTCGGTCGGTCTTGCGCTCGCGGGCCGGGCCGGCGCCCGGATGACGGACGCCTTCAAGGTTCCGGTCAGCCAGAACACCCTGTTGAGGTTGATCGCCTCGCTTCCGGACCCCGCCACCGCAGTACCCCGTGTGGTCGGCGTGGACGAGTAG
- a CDS encoding PP2C family protein-serine/threonine phosphatase yields MDPGAGTCTTASAGHLPPAAVRPDGGIEVLWLPAGPPIGTGLGGYESLTVRMDRRTTLLLYRDGLVERRGTDIDISVQALETVSLPANGPLDDMLDTFLARLANGAYEDDVAILAARQRDGNE; encoded by the coding sequence ATGGATCCCGGTGCGGGCACCTGTACGACGGCCAGCGCCGGGCATCTGCCGCCCGCTGCCGTGCGACCGGACGGCGGCATCGAGGTCTTGTGGCTCCCGGCCGGCCCGCCCATCGGCACTGGACTCGGTGGCTACGAATCGCTCACCGTACGAATGGACCGCCGCACCACTCTGCTGCTCTACAGGGACGGCCTGGTGGAACGACGCGGCACAGACATCGACATCTCGGTGCAGGCGCTTGAGACGGTGAGCCTGCCAGCGAACGGCCCTCTCGACGACATGCTCGACACGTTCCTGGCCCGCCTGGCGAACGGTGCGTACGAGGACGACGTCGCGATCCTCGCCGCTCGCCAGCGCGACGGAAATGAATGA
- a CDS encoding MFS transporter has protein sequence MTRDGARWTAAVVVCLGVFLLGMDLTVLNVALPDLDRDLKPSMAQIQWIVDAYALVLGGIVLTAGALTDRIGRRRAFTLGLVVCGTTSALGALAEEPGWLIAARCGMGAGAALLMPATLSIISNLFTDPAPRRRAIAVWAAALGLGGMTGPVLGGALVETFSWRAGFWVNVPLVAVTLILTLLAVPKTGSSRTGGHSDERVDLLGALLSACGLLTLVWTVIESPVKGWTSPPVLTGFTLAAALLTVFVAHQRRRAEHAMLPLPLLRLPGVMRGATSLTLLSFAMYGALFVITLYLQGVLGYTPWEAGVRTLPLAVALAAGSLAAPPLLARHGERTPLTAGLALVTAAFAILGHTQATSGYGHLLLFEVIAGLGAGLVAAVGTDTVMGAIPPSHAGLGSAVNDATRQVGASLGVAVQGSVLSTVVTDRLGTVASATTPTAVLPPFPAARQAFVDGLTTTALTAGAITLAAVLAVIPWRNVIPLATTSRESPE, from the coding sequence ATGACCCGTGACGGTGCGCGCTGGACGGCCGCCGTCGTCGTCTGTCTAGGCGTGTTCCTGCTCGGCATGGACCTGACCGTCCTCAATGTCGCCTTACCCGACCTTGATCGCGACCTGAAACCCTCCATGGCCCAGATCCAGTGGATCGTCGACGCCTACGCCCTGGTCCTCGGCGGCATCGTCCTGACCGCCGGAGCCCTCACCGACCGGATCGGTCGGCGCCGCGCATTCACGCTCGGTCTGGTCGTGTGCGGCACTACATCCGCGCTTGGCGCACTCGCCGAGGAACCGGGCTGGCTCATCGCCGCGCGCTGTGGCATGGGCGCAGGGGCTGCCCTGCTCATGCCCGCCACCCTGTCGATCATCAGCAACCTCTTCACCGACCCCGCCCCGCGGCGCCGGGCGATCGCCGTGTGGGCCGCCGCCCTCGGTCTGGGCGGCATGACAGGACCCGTGCTCGGCGGGGCCCTCGTCGAGACCTTCTCCTGGCGCGCCGGGTTCTGGGTGAACGTCCCCCTCGTCGCTGTGACCCTGATCCTCACCCTGCTCGCCGTACCGAAGACAGGATCCAGCCGTACCGGGGGCCACAGCGACGAGCGGGTCGACCTCCTGGGCGCGCTGCTGTCGGCGTGCGGGCTGCTTACGCTCGTCTGGACAGTGATCGAAAGCCCGGTCAAGGGATGGACGAGCCCGCCGGTGCTGACCGGGTTCACCCTGGCCGCCGCCCTGCTGACCGTGTTCGTCGCACATCAGAGGCGCCGCGCCGAGCACGCGATGCTGCCCCTGCCCCTGCTGCGTCTGCCCGGCGTGATGCGCGGCGCCACGTCCCTGACGCTGCTGTCCTTCGCGATGTACGGAGCGCTGTTCGTCATCACCCTCTACCTCCAAGGCGTCCTGGGCTACACCCCCTGGGAGGCCGGCGTACGCACGCTGCCCCTGGCTGTGGCTCTCGCCGCAGGCTCACTCGCAGCACCGCCGCTGCTGGCCCGCCACGGCGAACGAACGCCGCTCACGGCCGGACTCGCCCTCGTCACCGCCGCGTTCGCCATCCTTGGCCACACCCAGGCCACCTCCGGCTACGGACACCTGCTGCTCTTCGAAGTCATCGCCGGACTGGGCGCCGGGCTGGTCGCGGCCGTCGGCACGGACACCGTCATGGGGGCGATCCCGCCGTCCCACGCCGGACTGGGATCCGCGGTGAACGACGCCACCCGCCAGGTCGGAGCCTCCCTCGGCGTCGCTGTCCAGGGCTCCGTCCTCAGCACGGTTGTCACCGACCGCCTGGGTACTGTGGCCTCGGCGACCACCCCGACCGCCGTGCTGCCACCGTTCCCGGCCGCACGGCAGGCGTTCGTCGACGGCCTCACGACAACGGCCCTGACCGCGGGGGCCATCACCTTGGCGGCGGTCCTGGCGGTCATTCCCTGGCGCAACGTGATTCCGCTCGCCACGACGTCCCGTGAGAGTCCTGAATGA
- a CDS encoding xanthine dehydrogenase family protein molybdopterin-binding subunit, whose amino-acid sequence MVIARWAVHGAGHVELDCPDGLWELAKPFLDQGRDQAYEPEAIFAGFIPGRNQRGDVEAGLAQADVRIDAAYTYAANNHNPIEPSATTATWDGDQLTLYDATQGVAATQLTVAALLGLTPSKVRVLSHFVGGSFGCKAMIWAHPALAALASRMTGCPVRLTLTREQMFTSVGHREEQEQRITLGATTQGRLTALRHHKLSPTSHFDDWAEPSLGVAGQIYACPNYEGVYRLIRANTMTPTFMRAPGEASGMFALECAMDDLARQLGIDPIELRLRNYTDTDPNTGNPWSSTGLKECYQRGAERFGWQRRNPEPRSHRDGHWLIGYGMATAGYPVYGPNNPQRARARLYADGTAVVQAATPDFGTGVATVMTQVAADALGLPVERCRFEGGDTALPTIASAVGSSGSGMISAAVHTAATHLRDQLVAQAVGDAQSPLHGADPSTVVVRDGRMTLRDQPSIGESYGDLLHRNFLPDVEAAGAWSPSHSVNNYGMMTFGAQFAEVAVDPGLARVRRMVGAFAPGRVLNTKTARSQLMGGMLWGLGQALLEANYMDARRGRWVASSLGDYLVPVNADAPEVDIELIEVEDKIVNPLGVKGVGEVGQVGAAAAISNAIHHATGRRIRKMPNTIEGLL is encoded by the coding sequence ATGGTGATCGCTCGTTGGGCTGTTCATGGGGCGGGGCACGTGGAGTTGGATTGTCCGGACGGCTTGTGGGAGCTCGCCAAGCCATTCCTGGACCAGGGTCGCGACCAGGCCTACGAGCCCGAGGCGATCTTCGCGGGCTTCATCCCGGGCCGGAACCAGCGCGGGGACGTGGAGGCGGGCCTGGCCCAGGCCGATGTGCGCATCGACGCCGCGTACACCTACGCAGCCAACAACCACAACCCCATCGAGCCGTCGGCCACCACCGCGACCTGGGACGGCGACCAGCTCACGCTCTACGACGCCACCCAGGGCGTGGCGGCCACCCAGCTCACCGTCGCCGCACTGCTCGGTCTCACCCCGTCGAAGGTCCGCGTCCTGTCCCACTTCGTCGGCGGCAGCTTCGGCTGCAAGGCCATGATCTGGGCCCATCCCGCACTGGCCGCGCTCGCCTCCCGCATGACCGGATGCCCGGTCAGGCTCACCCTCACCCGTGAGCAGATGTTCACCTCGGTCGGGCACCGGGAGGAACAGGAGCAGCGCATCACCCTGGGCGCGACGACGCAGGGGCGGCTGACCGCGCTGCGGCACCACAAACTCTCGCCCACCTCGCACTTCGACGACTGGGCCGAACCCTCTCTGGGCGTGGCCGGCCAGATCTACGCCTGCCCGAACTACGAAGGCGTCTACCGGCTCATCCGCGCCAACACCATGACGCCCACCTTCATGCGGGCCCCCGGCGAGGCCTCGGGCATGTTCGCCCTGGAGTGCGCGATGGACGACCTCGCCCGACAACTGGGCATCGACCCCATCGAACTGCGCCTGCGCAACTACACCGACACGGATCCGAACACCGGCAACCCGTGGTCGAGCACGGGCCTGAAGGAGTGTTACCAGCGCGGCGCAGAGCGCTTTGGCTGGCAGCGCCGCAACCCCGAACCCCGCTCGCACCGCGACGGCCACTGGCTCATCGGCTACGGCATGGCCACAGCCGGCTATCCGGTCTACGGCCCGAACAACCCACAGCGGGCCCGCGCCCGGCTGTACGCCGACGGCACCGCCGTGGTCCAGGCCGCCACGCCCGACTTCGGCACCGGGGTCGCCACGGTGATGACGCAGGTCGCCGCCGACGCGCTGGGCCTGCCCGTCGAGCGGTGCCGCTTCGAGGGCGGTGACACCGCGCTGCCCACCATCGCGTCCGCGGTCGGCTCCTCGGGATCGGGCATGATCAGCGCCGCCGTCCACACCGCGGCCACCCACCTGCGCGACCAGCTCGTCGCCCAGGCCGTCGGCGATGCCCAGTCGCCGCTGCACGGCGCCGATCCCAGCACCGTCGTCGTGCGGGACGGCCGCATGACGCTGCGCGACCAGCCGAGCATCGGGGAGAGTTACGGGGACCTGCTCCACCGCAACTTCCTGCCCGACGTCGAAGCCGCGGGCGCCTGGTCGCCCTCGCACAGCGTCAACAACTACGGGATGATGACGTTCGGCGCCCAGTTCGCCGAGGTCGCCGTCGACCCCGGCCTCGCCCGGGTCCGGCGGATGGTCGGCGCCTTCGCCCCCGGCAGGGTGCTCAACACCAAGACGGCCCGCAGCCAGTTGATGGGCGGCATGCTGTGGGGACTGGGCCAAGCTCTCCTGGAGGCCAACTACATGGACGCGCGGCGCGGCCGCTGGGTCGCCTCCAGCCTGGGTGACTACCTCGTCCCGGTCAACGCCGACGCCCCCGAGGTCGACATCGAACTCATCGAGGTGGAGGACAAGATCGTCAATCCGCTCGGTGTCAAGGGCGTCGGGGAGGTCGGCCAGGTCGGCGCCGCAGCGGCCATCTCCAACGCCATCCACCACGCGACGGGGCGCCGCATCCGCAAGATGCCCAACACGATCGAAGGCCTGCTCTGA
- a CDS encoding DUF3592 domain-containing protein, whose amino-acid sequence MRNWEKSLSVLEALRERGQAGCHSRPIRNRQPRARVAPHMEREWLFLLIPLTIGAVFLSFGVYGLRRARALRRTGVTAQGWIVRHDVRRDDEGATFYHPVAAWTTRDGRECEYASRFGRGSVAGGFGVGTSVMVRYDPEDPRRFAIPGWDIAAIDMLFTVLGSVFTVGTLVVLLVRLLTL is encoded by the coding sequence ATGAGGAACTGGGAGAAGTCGCTGTCCGTCCTGGAGGCGCTGCGCGAGCGGGGGCAGGCAGGCTGCCACAGCCGCCCCATTCGCAACCGTCAGCCCCGCGCACGCGTCGCACCACACATGGAACGCGAATGGCTCTTCTTGCTCATCCCGCTGACGATCGGCGCGGTCTTCCTCAGCTTCGGCGTGTACGGACTCCGCCGCGCCCGCGCGCTCCGTCGTACAGGTGTCACCGCACAGGGTTGGATCGTCCGCCACGATGTCAGGCGAGACGACGAAGGTGCCACGTTTTACCACCCGGTCGCAGCCTGGACGACCCGGGACGGCCGCGAGTGCGAGTACGCATCCCGGTTTGGCCGCGGTTCCGTCGCAGGCGGCTTCGGCGTGGGGACCTCTGTCATGGTCCGATACGATCCGGAAGATCCCCGCCGGTTTGCGATCCCGGGCTGGGACATAGCGGCGATCGACATGCTGTTCACCGTGTTGGGGTCGGTGTTCACCGTGGGCACGTTGGTGGTGCTGCTCGTCCGACTACTCACTCTCTGA
- a CDS encoding VOC family protein yields the protein MSTQEQDRAQGGVKEPTVDMKIEVHIIPVADVDRALRFYQSLGWRLDADFEAGPEFRIVQLTPPGSECSIIFGRGVNSAAPGSAEGYLVVFDLDKAHADLASRGVEVSKIFHKVYDTGAEVRVNGRDPDGRSYASYASFSDPDGNGWLLQEVQERLSGR from the coding sequence ATGAGCACTCAAGAGCAGGACCGCGCACAGGGCGGCGTCAAAGAGCCGACCGTGGATATGAAGATCGAGGTCCACATTATCCCCGTCGCTGACGTCGACCGTGCCCTGCGCTTCTACCAGAGCCTGGGATGGCGGCTCGATGCGGACTTCGAGGCCGGCCCAGAATTCCGGATCGTTCAGCTGACGCCGCCTGGGTCGGAATGCTCGATCATCTTCGGTCGCGGGGTCAACTCCGCGGCGCCCGGATCCGCGGAGGGCTACCTCGTGGTCTTCGACCTCGACAAAGCCCACGCCGACCTCGCCAGCCGCGGTGTTGAGGTAAGCAAGATCTTCCACAAGGTCTACGACACCGGCGCTGAAGTACGGGTCAACGGCCGCGATCCAGACGGCCGCAGCTACGCCTCCTACGCCTCCTTCAGCGACCCGGACGGAAACGGGTGGTTGTTGCAAGAGGTGCAGGAGCGGCTATCTGGACGATGA